The proteins below are encoded in one region of Pan paniscus chromosome 4, NHGRI_mPanPan1-v2.0_pri, whole genome shotgun sequence:
- the IL13 gene encoding interleukin-13 isoform X3, with translation MREEQEKATWLQGPVPGAALHSTHSAEGKFEAPRWQGLILQRLAPLCNGSMVWSINLTAGVYCAALESLINVSGCSAIEKTQRMLSGFCPHKVSAGQFSSLHVRDTKIEVAQFVKDLLLHLKKLFREGRFN, from the exons ATGAGGGAAGAGCAGGAAAAGGCGACATGGCTGCAGGGGCCAGTCCCAGGAGCCGCCCTCCACAGCACTCATTCTGCAGAAGGGAAATTTGAGGCCCCCAGATGGCAGGGGTTGATCCTGCAGAGACTG GCTCCGCTCTGCAATGGCAGCATGGTATGGAGCATCAACCTGACAGCTGGCGTG TACTGTGCAGCCCTGGAATCCCTGATCAACGTGTCAGGCTGCAGTGCCATCGAGAAGACCCAGAGGATGCTGAGCGGATTCTGCCCGCACAAGGTCTCAGCTGGG CAGTTTTCCAGCTTGCATGTCCGAGACACCAAAATCGAGGTGGCCCAGTTTGTAAAGGACCTGCTCTTACATTTAAAGAAACTTTTTCGCGAGGGACGGTTCAACTGA
- the IL13 gene encoding interleukin-13 isoform X2, with product MVSGVTTWAYKSCHKTPRPQATQPMRPLLNPLLLALGLMALLLTTVIALTCLGGFASPGPVPPSTALRELIEELVNITQNQKAPLCNGSMVWSINLTAGVYCAALESLINVSGCSAIEKTQRMLSGFCPHKVSAGFSSLHVRDTKIEVAQFVKDLLLHLKKLFREGRFN from the exons ATGGTGTCAGGCGTCACCACTTGGGCCTATAAAAGCTGCCACAAGACGCCAAGGCCACAAGCCACCCAGCCTATGCGTCCGCTCCTCAATCCTCTCCTGTTGGCACTGGGCCTCATGGCGCTTTTGTTGACCACGGTCATTGCTCTCACTTGCCTTGGCGGCTTTGCCTCCCCAGGCCCTGTGCCTCCCTCTACAGCCCTCAGGGAGCTCATTGAGGAGCTGGTCAACATCACCCAGAACCAGAAG GCTCCGCTCTGCAATGGCAGCATGGTATGGAGCATCAACCTGACAGCTGGCGTG TACTGTGCAGCCCTGGAATCCCTGATCAACGTGTCAGGCTGCAGTGCCATCGAGAAGACCCAGAGGATGCTGAGCGGATTCTGCCCGCACAAGGTCTCAGCTGGG TTTTCCAGCTTGCATGTCCGAGACACCAAAATCGAGGTGGCCCAGTTTGTAAAGGACCTGCTCTTACATTTAAAGAAACTTTTTCGCGAGGGACGGTTCAACTGA
- the IL13 gene encoding interleukin-13 isoform X1, protein MVSGVTTWAYKSCHKTPRPQATQPMRPLLNPLLLALGLMALLLTTVIALTCLGGFASPGPVPPSTALRELIEELVNITQNQKAPLCNGSMVWSINLTAGVYCAALESLINVSGCSAIEKTQRMLSGFCPHKVSAGQFSSLHVRDTKIEVAQFVKDLLLHLKKLFREGRFN, encoded by the exons ATGGTGTCAGGCGTCACCACTTGGGCCTATAAAAGCTGCCACAAGACGCCAAGGCCACAAGCCACCCAGCCTATGCGTCCGCTCCTCAATCCTCTCCTGTTGGCACTGGGCCTCATGGCGCTTTTGTTGACCACGGTCATTGCTCTCACTTGCCTTGGCGGCTTTGCCTCCCCAGGCCCTGTGCCTCCCTCTACAGCCCTCAGGGAGCTCATTGAGGAGCTGGTCAACATCACCCAGAACCAGAAG GCTCCGCTCTGCAATGGCAGCATGGTATGGAGCATCAACCTGACAGCTGGCGTG TACTGTGCAGCCCTGGAATCCCTGATCAACGTGTCAGGCTGCAGTGCCATCGAGAAGACCCAGAGGATGCTGAGCGGATTCTGCCCGCACAAGGTCTCAGCTGGG CAGTTTTCCAGCTTGCATGTCCGAGACACCAAAATCGAGGTGGCCCAGTTTGTAAAGGACCTGCTCTTACATTTAAAGAAACTTTTTCGCGAGGGACGGTTCAACTGA
- the IL13 gene encoding interleukin-13 isoform X4, whose product MVWSINLTAGVYCAALESLINVSGCSAIEKTQRMLSGFCPHKVSAGQFSSLHVRDTKIEVAQFVKDLLLHLKKLFREGRFN is encoded by the exons ATGGTATGGAGCATCAACCTGACAGCTGGCGTG TACTGTGCAGCCCTGGAATCCCTGATCAACGTGTCAGGCTGCAGTGCCATCGAGAAGACCCAGAGGATGCTGAGCGGATTCTGCCCGCACAAGGTCTCAGCTGGG CAGTTTTCCAGCTTGCATGTCCGAGACACCAAAATCGAGGTGGCCCAGTTTGTAAAGGACCTGCTCTTACATTTAAAGAAACTTTTTCGCGAGGGACGGTTCAACTGA
- the IL13 gene encoding interleukin-13 isoform X5, which yields MVWSINLTAGVYCAALESLINVSGCSAIEKTQRMLSGFCPHKVSAGFSSLHVRDTKIEVAQFVKDLLLHLKKLFREGRFN from the exons ATGGTATGGAGCATCAACCTGACAGCTGGCGTG TACTGTGCAGCCCTGGAATCCCTGATCAACGTGTCAGGCTGCAGTGCCATCGAGAAGACCCAGAGGATGCTGAGCGGATTCTGCCCGCACAAGGTCTCAGCTGGG TTTTCCAGCTTGCATGTCCGAGACACCAAAATCGAGGTGGCCCAGTTTGTAAAGGACCTGCTCTTACATTTAAAGAAACTTTTTCGCGAGGGACGGTTCAACTGA
- the IL4 gene encoding interleukin-4 isoform X1 translates to MGLTSQLLPPLFFLLACAGNFVHGHKCDITLQEIIKTLNSLTEQKTLCTELTVTDIFAASKNTTEKETFCRAATVLRQFYSHHEKDTRCLGATAQQFHRHKQLIRFLKRLDRNLWGLAGLNSCPVKEANQSTLEDFLERLKTIMREKYSKCSS, encoded by the exons ATGGGTCTCACCTCCCAACTGCTTCCCCCTCTGTTCTTCCTGCTAGCATGTGCCGGCAACTTTGTCCACGGACACAAGTGCGATATCACCTTACAGGAGATCATCAAAACTTTGAACAGCCTCACAGAGCAGAAG ACTCTGTGCACCGAGTTGACCGTAACGGACATCTTTGCTGCCTCCAAG AACACAACTGAGAAGGAAACCTTCTGCAGGGCTGCGACTGTGCTCCGGCAGTTCTACAGCCACCATGAGAAGGACACTCGCTGCCTGGGTGCGACTGCACAGCAGTTCCACAGGCACAAGCAGCTGATCCGATTCCTGAAACGGCTCGACAGGAACCTCTGGGGCCTGGCGGGCTTG AATTCCTGTCCTGTGAAGGAAGCCAACCAGAGTACGTTGGAAGACTTCTTGGAAAGGCTAAAGACGATCATGAGAGAGAAATATTCAAAGTGTTCGAgctga
- the IL4 gene encoding interleukin-4 isoform X3: MGLTSQLLPPLFFLLACAGNFVHGHKCDITLQEIIKTLNSLTEQKTLCTELTVTDIFAASKQHACLPTSRHTGTICRPPSARVPSTSTRLQSPERTQLRRKPSAGLRLCSGSSTATMRRTLAAWVRLHSSSTGTSS, from the exons ATGGGTCTCACCTCCCAACTGCTTCCCCCTCTGTTCTTCCTGCTAGCATGTGCCGGCAACTTTGTCCACGGACACAAGTGCGATATCACCTTACAGGAGATCATCAAAACTTTGAACAGCCTCACAGAGCAGAAG ACTCTGTGCACCGAGTTGACCGTAACGGACATCTTTGCTGCCTCCAAG CAGCATGCATGTCTGCCCACCTCCAGACACACAGGCACCATCTGCCGCCCCCCATCAGCCCGTGTCCCTTCCACCTCGACTCGCCTACAAAGCCCAGAGAG AACACAACTGAGAAGGAAACCTTCTGCAGGGCTGCGACTGTGCTCCGGCAGTTCTACAGCCACCATGAGAAGGACACTCGCTGCCTGGGTGCGACTGCACAGCAGTTCCACAGGCACAAGCAGCTGA
- the IL4 gene encoding interleukin-4 isoform X2, which yields MGLTSQLLPPLFFLLACAGNFVHGHKCDITLQEIIKTLNSLTEQKNTTEKETFCRAATVLRQFYSHHEKDTRCLGATAQQFHRHKQLIRFLKRLDRNLWGLAGLNSCPVKEANQSTLEDFLERLKTIMREKYSKCSS from the exons ATGGGTCTCACCTCCCAACTGCTTCCCCCTCTGTTCTTCCTGCTAGCATGTGCCGGCAACTTTGTCCACGGACACAAGTGCGATATCACCTTACAGGAGATCATCAAAACTTTGAACAGCCTCACAGAGCAGAAG AACACAACTGAGAAGGAAACCTTCTGCAGGGCTGCGACTGTGCTCCGGCAGTTCTACAGCCACCATGAGAAGGACACTCGCTGCCTGGGTGCGACTGCACAGCAGTTCCACAGGCACAAGCAGCTGATCCGATTCCTGAAACGGCTCGACAGGAACCTCTGGGGCCTGGCGGGCTTG AATTCCTGTCCTGTGAAGGAAGCCAACCAGAGTACGTTGGAAGACTTCTTGGAAAGGCTAAAGACGATCATGAGAGAGAAATATTCAAAGTGTTCGAgctga